A part of Carnobacterium gallinarum DSM 4847 genomic DNA contains:
- a CDS encoding IS1634 family transposase: MAVIFQTNKKTGITYAYQNEPYWDKEKQQSRAKRTLIGKVDPVTGEIVPTRSYKKKPAPTSSEVKPGPIPMTQVRRIFYGAGYLLDQIGKQTGVYADLKAIFPEHYKQILSIAYYLILEENNALSRFSHWQKLHHHPYCQDIPSQRSSDLFQAIDEEGRMAFFQKQGNRRMEKEYWAFDTTSISSYSEVLSQVKKGRNKEHDRLPQINLALLFGAQSGLPFYYRKLSGNITDVKTVRQLMKEFDVMGYKKVNVIFDRGFYSKDNINALYKHHQKFVIGVQLKLKYVKGVLEAERENLKLWSNFETQFTTYGVCRTINWEYEQERPYKGDVIKLEKRAYLHLFYNPEKAIKDQVDMNDYLTALHQDLKENTLKDYRMKDYDKYFEVTETPKRGKKITPKEEAMRNAVRNYGYFALLSNEVNDPFEALSLYRSKDVVEKAFGNLKERLNFRRMQVSSELSLNGKLFVEFIALIYLSYVKKKMQDAELFNQWTLQGVLDELDMIELFEAPGHGRVLGEVTTKQKELYEALGVALPSL; the protein is encoded by the coding sequence ATGGCAGTTATTTTTCAGACAAACAAGAAAACGGGCATTACTTATGCCTATCAGAATGAACCCTACTGGGATAAGGAAAAGCAACAATCACGCGCTAAGAGGACACTGATTGGAAAAGTCGATCCGGTTACAGGTGAAATCGTCCCAACACGTTCGTACAAAAAGAAACCGGCCCCGACTTCATCGGAAGTTAAGCCAGGGCCGATTCCAATGACACAAGTCCGAAGAATCTTCTATGGGGCAGGTTATCTGCTCGATCAAATTGGCAAGCAGACAGGCGTATACGCGGACCTTAAGGCCATCTTCCCGGAGCATTATAAGCAAATTCTGTCGATCGCCTATTACTTGATTCTCGAAGAGAATAACGCCTTGAGTCGTTTTTCCCATTGGCAAAAACTGCATCATCACCCGTATTGCCAGGATATTCCTTCACAACGAAGCAGCGACCTATTCCAAGCAATCGATGAGGAAGGCCGGATGGCCTTCTTTCAGAAACAAGGCAACCGCCGGATGGAAAAGGAGTATTGGGCATTTGACACTACGTCGATATCGAGTTACTCAGAGGTCTTATCGCAAGTGAAGAAGGGACGAAACAAGGAACACGACCGCTTGCCACAAATCAACTTGGCACTCTTGTTTGGGGCGCAATCCGGACTGCCCTTTTATTACCGCAAGCTCTCCGGAAATATCACCGATGTTAAAACGGTTCGGCAACTCATGAAGGAATTTGATGTAATGGGCTACAAAAAGGTCAACGTGATATTTGATCGAGGTTTTTACAGCAAGGATAATATCAACGCCTTGTATAAACACCACCAGAAATTCGTGATAGGAGTGCAACTCAAACTCAAATATGTCAAGGGTGTGTTGGAAGCGGAACGTGAGAACTTGAAACTTTGGTCAAACTTCGAAACACAGTTCACCACCTACGGTGTATGTCGCACAATAAACTGGGAATACGAACAGGAACGTCCGTATAAAGGTGATGTGATAAAATTGGAAAAGCGCGCGTATCTGCATCTGTTCTACAATCCTGAAAAAGCGATTAAAGATCAGGTAGACATGAACGACTATCTGACAGCCCTTCACCAAGATCTGAAGGAAAATACACTAAAAGATTATCGTATGAAAGATTATGATAAGTACTTCGAAGTTACTGAGACACCTAAACGAGGGAAGAAAATCACGCCTAAAGAAGAGGCGATGCGCAATGCGGTTAGAAATTATGGTTACTTCGCCTTGCTTTCTAATGAGGTCAATGATCCGTTTGAAGCGTTGTCTCTTTATCGCAGCAAGGATGTTGTTGAAAAAGCCTTCGGCAATTTAAAAGAGCGCCTCAACTTCAGAAGAATGCAAGTTTCATCCGAATTGTCCCTGAATGGGAAGCTTTTTGTGGAATTCATCGCCTTAATCTACTTATCCTACGTGAAAAAGAAGATGCAGGATGCCGAGCTATTTAACCAATGGACCCTTCAAGGTGTACTGGACGAACTGGACATGATTGAATTATTTGAGGCCCCCGGGCACGGTCGCGTGTTGGGAGAGGTTACGACGAAGCAGAAGGAATTATACGAGGCGTTAGGCGTTGCCCTTCCCTCGTTATAA
- a CDS encoding JAB domain-containing protein, which translates to MKTVKEIEGKKSVQLIKEVVRVKQTVVERPVEYNTMITSTTIAKQIGIDEIGDEAQEVLLLVALNTKNKINAIHKVFSGSLDSSIAHPREIFRSALLNNAARILIYHNHPSGNTDPSIEDYELTDRFFAAGELLGIEVLDHIIVAGNDAISFRENTL; encoded by the coding sequence ATGAAAACAGTAAAAGAGATAGAGGGGAAAAAATCAGTACAATTAATAAAAGAAGTGGTGAGAGTAAAACAAACTGTTGTAGAAAGACCAGTTGAATACAATACAATGATTACTAGTACTACGATAGCTAAACAAATAGGAATTGACGAAATAGGAGACGAAGCTCAAGAAGTGTTACTTTTAGTTGCACTAAATACTAAAAATAAAATCAATGCTATTCACAAAGTGTTTAGTGGATCACTAGATAGCAGCATAGCGCACCCAAGAGAAATATTCAGAAGTGCTTTGTTGAATAATGCAGCAAGAATACTGATTTATCATAATCACCCTAGTGGAAATACTGATCCATCAATTGAAGATTATGAGCTTACAGATAGATTTTTTGCAGCAGGAGAATTGCTAGGAATAGAAGTGTTAGATCATATTATAGTTGCTGGAAATGATGCAATATCTTTTAGAGAAAACACTTTATAA
- a CDS encoding cupin domain-containing protein, with amino-acid sequence MSIDFKDHGKKPYVVNIEEATVQNDNYRTTIWTGEKLQVTVMTIQPNDDIGLEVHKGIDQFIRIEEGQGLCLMGPSEDNLNFEQSVSEDEAVFVPADMWHNIKNTGDTPLKLYTIYAGPDHIEGTVHPTHEDAKNDPNEH; translated from the coding sequence ATGAGTATTGATTTTAAAGATCATGGCAAAAAACCTTATGTAGTCAATATTGAAGAGGCTACTGTGCAAAACGATAATTATCGGACAACAATATGGACAGGAGAAAAATTACAAGTAACGGTAATGACTATTCAACCGAACGATGATATTGGTTTAGAAGTGCATAAAGGAATCGATCAATTTATTCGTATCGAAGAAGGGCAAGGATTATGCCTTATGGGACCGTCCGAAGACAACTTGAATTTTGAACAATCCGTTTCTGAAGATGAGGCAGTTTTTGTTCCAGCAGATATGTGGCATAATATCAAAAACACTGGAGATACTCCCTTAAAGTTATATACCATTTATGCTGGACCTGATCATATTGAAGGAACCGTTCATCCAACCCATGAAGATGCAAAAAATGATCCAAACGAACATTAA
- a CDS encoding ABC transporter ATP-binding protein, giving the protein MEAPLLKTTNLEFEVDGKTILKGITLTIEKGDFLTITGPSGSGKSTLLKIIASMLSPTEGKLCYQNKPVEEYEPTDYRKEVSYCFQTATLFGETVKDNLTFPYDIRNQPFNEKKALSALKSVGLGKEYLTKSVHALSGGEKQRVALIRNILFMPKVLLLDEVTSALDEENQTIIRSLIRNLNQEQGITIVWVTHNTVEIQSSNRIVHLVNGEMEEPK; this is encoded by the coding sequence ATGGAGGCACCATTATTAAAAACAACAAATTTAGAATTCGAGGTAGATGGTAAAACTATTTTAAAAGGTATCACTCTAACTATTGAAAAAGGAGATTTTTTAACGATTACAGGTCCATCTGGTAGTGGTAAAAGTACATTATTAAAAATTATTGCCTCAATGTTATCGCCCACCGAAGGCAAATTATGTTATCAAAATAAACCAGTTGAAGAATATGAACCGACTGATTACCGAAAAGAAGTATCCTACTGTTTTCAAACGGCGACTCTTTTTGGAGAAACAGTAAAAGATAATTTAACGTTTCCTTATGATATTAGAAATCAGCCTTTTAATGAAAAAAAGGCCTTATCTGCTTTAAAAAGCGTTGGTTTAGGAAAAGAGTACCTAACTAAATCAGTCCATGCATTATCTGGCGGTGAAAAGCAAAGAGTAGCGTTAATTCGTAATATATTGTTTATGCCTAAGGTTCTATTGCTAGATGAAGTGACAAGCGCATTGGATGAAGAAAATCAGACTATTATTCGTTCCTTGATCCGTAATCTAAATCAAGAGCAAGGCATTACGATAGTATGGGTCACACATAATACAGTAGAGATTCAATCTTCAAATCGTATTGTCCACTTAGTTAATGGAGAAATGGAGGAACCTAAATGA
- a CDS encoding ABC transporter permease codes for MNLAINNASLLFATALVGIALIVVYKEKLGLGKDILIGVVRAVIQLVAVGFLLGYVFNLNNIIVTLALVLVIIFNASFNAGKKSNGISNAFKISFIAILTATSLTLVVLLLSGAVLFIPSQVIPISGMIASNSMIAIGICYRNLNAKFKDQRQQVLEKLALGANLKQASITIVRDSIRSGMLPTIESAKTIGIVSLPGMMSGLMFAGVDPTHAIKYQIMVTFMLLSTTSIASVMASYMAYKEFYTESKQLKN; via the coding sequence ATGAACTTAGCTATTAATAATGCATCTTTATTATTTGCAACAGCTTTGGTTGGAATAGCACTTATTGTTGTTTATAAAGAAAAATTAGGATTAGGTAAAGATATTTTAATCGGTGTGGTTCGAGCAGTTATTCAATTAGTTGCAGTTGGTTTTTTGTTGGGCTACGTTTTTAATTTAAATAATATTATTGTGACATTAGCACTTGTTTTAGTCATTATTTTTAACGCCTCTTTTAATGCTGGTAAGAAAAGCAATGGCATATCAAATGCATTTAAAATATCGTTTATTGCTATATTAACAGCAACTAGTTTGACTTTAGTAGTGCTCCTTCTATCGGGAGCTGTTTTATTCATTCCTTCGCAGGTGATTCCAATATCAGGAATGATTGCTAGTAATTCAATGATTGCGATTGGAATTTGTTATCGAAACTTAAATGCAAAATTTAAAGACCAACGTCAACAAGTATTAGAAAAGTTAGCTCTAGGAGCAAATTTAAAACAAGCCTCTATTACAATCGTACGTGACAGTATTCGCTCAGGTATGTTGCCTACCATAGAGTCTGCAAAAACAATAGGAATCGTTAGTTTACCCGGAATGATGTCAGGATTAATGTTTGCTGGTGTAGATCCAACACATGCAATAAAGTACCAGATTATGGTTACCTTTATGTTGCTTTCTACAACAAGTATTGCATCTGTTATGGCTAGTTACATGGCATACAAAGAATTTTATACCGAAAGCAAACAATTAAAGAATTAA